One stretch of Arachis hypogaea cultivar Tifrunner chromosome 20, arahy.Tifrunner.gnm2.J5K5, whole genome shotgun sequence DNA includes these proteins:
- the LOC112783850 gene encoding probable galacturonosyltransferase 13, translating into MHLRFSPSMRSITISSNNGFIDLMKIKVAACHISYRTLFHTILILAFLLPFVFILTALVTLEGVNKCSSFDCLGRRLGPKFLGRVDDSTRLVRDFYKILKEVKTGEIPADLKLPDSFDQLVSDMKNNNYDTKTFALVLTRMMEKFEREIKESKFAELMNKHFAASSIPKGIHCLTLRLTDEYSSNAHARRQLPPPELLPLLTDNNYHHFILSTDNILAASVVVTSTVQSSQNPEMIVFHVITDRKTYAGMHSWFALNSVFPAIVEVKGIHQFDWLTRENVPVLEAVEHQNGIRNYYHGNYVLGANLDDINLRNFASILQARSPKYISLLNHIRIYIPELFPNLDKVVFLDDDVVVQRDLSPLWDIDLNGKVNGAVETCRGEDDWVMSKHFRNYFNFSHPVISKQLDPEECAWAYGMNIFDLRAWRTTNIRETYHQWLKKNLQSNLTMWKLGTLPPALIAFKGHVQPIDPSWHMLGLGYQNKTDVENVKNAAVIHYNGQSKPWLNIGFEHLRPFWTMYVNYSNEFIRNCHILEP; encoded by the exons ATGCACCTTCGCTTCTCGCCTAGCATGAGAAGCATCACAATATCGAGTAACAATGGATTTATTGACTTGATGAAGATCAAGGTCGCAGCTTGCCACATTTCATATCGTACCCTCTTCCACACCATTCTCATCCTCGCATTTCTCTTGCCCTTTGTCTTCATCCTCACCGCTCTTGTCACCCTTGAAGGTGTCAACAAATGCTCCTCATTCG ATTGTCTTGGTAGGCGTTTAGGACCAAAGTTTCTTGGTAGGGTTGATGATTCAAcg AGACTAGTTAGAGATTTTTACAAGATTCTTAAAGAAGTGAAAACTGGGGAAATTCCAGCTGATCTAAAGCTGCCAGATTCGTTTGATCAGCTGGTTTCTGATATGAAGAATAACAACTATGACACGAAAACATTTGCGCTCGTGCTAACGAGAATG ATGGAAAAATTTGAGAGGGAAATTAAGGAATCTAAATTTGCAGAGCTAATGAATAAACACTTTGCAGCAAGTTCTATTCCTAAAGGGATTCATTGTCTAACTTTGCGTTTGACTGATGAATATTCGTCAAATGCCCATGCACGCAGACAGTTGCCCCCTCCAGAGTTACTTCCTCTGCTGACTGACAACAATTACCACCATTTTATTCTCTCAACTGATAATATATTGGCTGCCTCAGTAGTTGTTACCTCTACTGTGCAGTCATCTCAAAATCCTGAGATGATAGTCTTCCATGTCATCACTGATAGAAAAACTTATGCGGGTATGCATTCATGGTTTGCGCTAAATTCTGTCTTCCCTGCTATAGTTGAGGTCAAAGGTATTCACCAGTTTGACTGGTTGACTAGAGAAAATGTTCCAGTACTTGAAGCGGTAGAACATCAAAATGGGATCAGGAATTACTATCATGGAAACTATGTTCTAGGAGCTAACCTCGATGATATCAATCTACGAAACTTTGCTTCAATATTACAAGCTAGAAGTCCAAAGTACATATCATTACTCAACCATATCCGTATATACATTCCCGAG CTTTTCCCAAATCTTGACAAGGTGGTCTTTTTGGATGATGATGTTGTAGTTCAGCGAGACTTGTCTCCCCTTTGGGATATTGACCTAAATGGTAAAGTTAATGGAGCTGTTGAAACTTGCAGAGGGGAAGATGACTGGGTAATGTCTAAGCATTTTAGGAACTATTTCAATTTTTCTCATCCTGTCATTTCAAAACAATTAGACCCTGAAGAATGTGCTTGGGCTTATGGGATGAATATCTTCGATTTGCGTGCATGGAGAACAACAAATATAAGGGAGACATATCATCAATGGTTAAAAAAG AATTTGCAATCAAACCTAACAATGTGGAAGCTTGGAACCCTACCACCTGCATTGATAGCATTTAAAGGTCATGTTCAACCAATTGACCCTTCTTGGCACATGCTTGGCTTGGGTTATCAGAATAAAACTGATGTCGAGAATGTTAAAAATGCTGCTGTTATTCATTACAATGGTCAATCAAAACCTTGGTTGAATATTGGCTTTGAACATCTTAGGCCTTTTTGGACCATGTATGTCAATTATTCAAATGAGTTTATTAGAAATTGTCATATATTGGAGCCATAG
- the LOC112784389 gene encoding elongator complex protein 5 — protein MAESVCRSLRDGALEGELAPALTIKDSLSSPFGFNVFSHILVQLSSHIVAGKSQSRGMVIVSLSRSPSSYTGLLKMNEVDVESSKKWIHILDCYTDPLGWKDKTRKSGDIMDPSNQILSSYKTVKDVNKLFSVICDLGRGLVGENKSRFCVAIDSLSELLRHSSMQSVASLLSNLRSHDQISSIFGLLHSDLHEERALAAVEYTSSIVASVDPFHHSVDGQGSYIRNSSEPNLTKGKLNVRSKRRNGRVRVTCEEFKVGPSGISFAPVSAVDGAAVAGLIPKVQFNLQLSEKELVDRSRVVLPFEHQGNGKPIQIYDGRRSLEESNNETTPISGGKKEESGRGEIIYFRDSDDEMPDSDEDPDDDLDI, from the exons ATGGCAGAATCAGTTTGTAGATCTCTTAGGGATGGTGCATTGGAGGGAGAGCTTGCACCTGCTCTCACAATCAAGGACTCTTTGTCTTCCCCTTTTGGATTCAATGTGTTCTCCCACATTCTAGTTCAATTGTCGTCACACATCGTCGCCGGGAAATCTCAGTCGCG AGGTATGGTGATTGTTTCACTTTCTCGGAGTCCATCATCGTATACTGGTTTGTTAAAGATGAATGAAGTGGACGTTGAATCTTCTAAGAAATG GATTCACATTTTGGATTGTTATACAGATCCCCTTGGATGGAAGGATAAGACAAGGAAATCTGGAGACATTATGGATCCTtctaaccaaattctaagttcttataaaACAGTGAAAGAtgttaacaaattattttcagtAATTTGTGACCTCGGTCGAG GATTGGTTGGGGAAAATAAGTCCCGCTTTTGTGTTGCCATAGACTCG CTAAGTGAACTGTTGAGACATTCATCCATGCAGTCAGTTGCAAGTCTTTTAAGTAATCTGCGTAGCCATG ATCAAATTTCAAGTATCTTTGGGTTGTTGCATTCTGACCTTCATGAGGAGAGAGCTTTAGCTGCTGTTGAGTACACGTCCTCCATTGTAGCCAGTGTTGACCCATTTCATCATTCTGTTGATGGTCAGGGAAGTTATATAAGGAATTCATCCGAGCCCAATTTGACCAAAGGAAAACTTAATGTCAGGTCCAAACGTCGAAATGGGCGAGTTAGAGTGACG TGCGAAGAATTTAAAGTTGGGCCTAGTGGAATCAGCTTTGCACCTGTATCAGCAGTTGATGGAGCAGCAGTTGCTGGTTTAATTCCAAAG GTACAATTCAATCTGCAGCTGTCTGAGAAGGAGCTAGTTGATAGGTCAAGAGTTGTGCTTCCTTTTGAACACCAAG GAAATGGTAAACCAATACAAATTTATGATGGTAGAAGATCTCTGGAAGAGAGCAACAATGAAACAACACCCATTTCAGGTGGCAAAAAGGAGGAGTCTGGCAGGGGCGAGATCATATATTTTCGCGATTCGGACGATGAGATGCCAGATTCTGATGAGGACCCTGATGATGATTTAGATATATAA